The following coding sequences are from one Culex quinquefasciatus strain JHB chromosome 1, VPISU_Cqui_1.0_pri_paternal, whole genome shotgun sequence window:
- the LOC119765522 gene encoding uncharacterized protein LOC119765522 — MNEFLATINWTRLMANLDANEAAVTWTEILTQAINVFIPKKQRQPPQHPPWSTHRLKKLKTVKRAALKKYAKHPTDRWKNHYRSKNRKYSLLNNQLFRRHLNRIQSRLKREPKKFWNHVNEQRKETGLPTSMVLDGDEATTTESICDLFRRQFCSVFNNETVADSQVARAASNVPLRPPIGPHPVISSESVRRACARLKSSNSCGPDGIPAVVLKKCRNGNKLTPSTRSYRQHSTS; from the exons ATGAACGAATTCTTGGCAACCATTAACTGGACTCGACTGATGGCCAATCTCGACGCCAACGAAGCTGCTGTTACTTGGACGGAAATTTTGACGCAAGCTATCAACGTCTTCATCCCGAAGAAACAGCGGCAACCTCCTCAACATCCACCATGGTCTACTCACCGCCTGAAGAAGCTTAAGACCGTGAAACGTGCCGCACTCAAGAAATATGCCAAGCATCCGACAGATCGTTGGAAAAACCACTACAGATCTAAGAACCGGAAGTACAGTTTGTTAAACAACCAACTTTTTCGCCGCCACCTGAACCGCATCCAGAGCCGCTTGAAACGTGAACCCAAAAAGTTTTGGAACCACGTCAACGAGCAGCGGAAAGAAACTGGTCTCCCAACCTCGATGGTACTCGACGGTGATGAGGCTACAACCACCGAGAGTATTTGTGACCTTTTCCGGCGCCAGTTCTGCAGTGTCTTCAATAACGAAACTGTAGCAGACTCGCAAGTTGCTAGGGCTGCTAGTAACGTTCCACTGCGACCTCCCATCGGACCTCATCCGGTGATAAGCTCCGAGTCCGTTCGCCGTGCCTGCGCCCGCCTGAAGAGTTCCAACAGCTGTGGACCGGATGGCATCCCCGCGGTTGTACTCAAAAAGT GCAGAAACGGAAACAAATTGACGCCATCTACACGGAGCTATCGGCAGCATTCGACAAGCTAA